One stretch of Microcebus murinus isolate Inina chromosome 12, M.murinus_Inina_mat1.0, whole genome shotgun sequence DNA includes these proteins:
- the LOC105874391 gene encoding olfactory receptor 2S2-like, with protein sequence MEQANQSSPVLGFILMGLSAHPKLEKTFFVLILLMYLVVLLGNGVLILVAILDSRLHTPMYFFLGNLSFLDICYTSISAPLVLDGLLTPRETISFSACAVQMALSYATAGTECLLLGMMAFDRYVAICNPLRYSVVMCKAAYVSMAISSWAIGGAASVVQTFLTIQLPFCGDNVINHITCEILAVLKLACADISVNMISMAVSNVIFLGVPVLFISFSYVFIIATILRISSAEGRRKAFSTCSAHLTVVIIFYGTIIFMYGKPKSKDSLGAEKQDLSDILIPLFYGLVIPMLNPIIYSLRNKDVKASVINLVSPKRFMQ encoded by the coding sequence ATGGAACAAGCCAATCAGTCCTCGCCGGTGCTGGGGTTCATTCTCATGGGACTCTCTGCCCACCCAAAGCTGGAGAAGACATTCTTTGTGCTCATTCTGTTGATGTACCTGGTGGTCCTGCTTGGCAACGGGGTCCTCATCCTGGTGGCCATCCTCGACTCCCGCCTACACAcgcccatgtacttcttcctgggGAACCTCTCCTTCCTGGACATCTGCTACACAAGCATCTCAGCCCCTCTGGTCCTGGACGGTCTGTTGACCCCCAGGGAAACCATCTCCTTCTCAGCCTGTGCCGTGCAGATGGCACTCTCCTATGCCACGGCAGGAACAGAGTGCCTGCTCCTGGGCATGATGGCATTTGatcgctacgtggccatctgcaaCCCCCTTAGGTACTCTGTGGTCATGTGCAAGGCTGCCTATGTGTCCATGGCCATCAGCTCTTGGGCTATTGGTGGTGCTGCTTCTGTGGTACAGACATTCTTGACAATTCAGCTGCCCTTCTGTGGGGACAACGTCATCAACCACATCACCTGTGAGATCCTAGCTGTCCTTAAGTTGGCCTGTGCTGACATCTCTGTCAATATGATCAGCATGGCAGTGTCAAATGTGATCTTTCTGGGGGTCCCAGTGCTATTCATCTCTTTTTCCTATGTCTTCATCATTGCCACCATCCTGAGGATCTCCTCAgctgaggggaggagaaaggccttctccacctgctctgCCCACCTCACTGTGGTGATCATCTTCTACGGGACCATCATCTTCATGTATGGGAAGCCCAAATCTAAGGACTCCTTAGGGGCTGAAAAACAGGATCTTTCAGATATACTCATCCCCCTCTTCTATGGGTTGGTGATTCCCATGCTCAACCCCATCATCTATAGCCTGAGGAACAAGGATGTGAAGGCCTCTGTGATAAACCTCGTGAGTCCTAAACGCTTCATGCAGTGA
- the LOC105874390 gene encoding olfactory receptor 13C7, translated as MVRSNQTSPVMGFILLGLSAHPKLEKTFFALILSMYLVVLLGNGVLILVTILDSHLHTPMYFFLGNLSFLDICYTTSSVPLILDSFLTPRKTISFSACAVQMFLSFAMGATECVLLSMMAFDRYVAICNPLRYPEVMSKAAYVPMAAGTWVAGSITAMVQTSLAMRLPFCGDNVINHFTCEILAVLKLACADISVNVISMAVANVIFLGVPVLFISFSYVFIIATILRIPSAEGRKKAFSTCSAHLTVVVVFYGTILFMYGKPKSKDSLGADKQDLADKLISLFYGVVTPMLNPIIYSLRNKDVKAAVRHLVFQRRFTQ; from the coding sequence ATGGTCAGGTCCAACCAGACCTCCCCTGTGATGGGGTTCATTCTCCTGGGACTCTCTGCCCACCCAAAGCTGGAGAAAACGTTCTTTGCGCTCATTCTGTCAATGTACCTGGTGGTCCTGCTGGGCAACGGGGTCCTCATCCTGGTGACCATCCTTGACTCCCACCTGCACACGcccatgtatttcttcctgggGAACCTCTCCTTCCTGGACATCTGCTACACAACCTCCTCAGTCCCCCTTATCCTTGACAGCTTCCTGACCCCCAGGAAAACCATCTCCTTCTCAGCCTGTGCTGTGCAAATGTTCCTCTCCTTTGCCATGGGGGCCACAGAGTGTGTGCTCCTGAGCATGATGGCATTTgatcgctatgtggccatctgcaacccCCTTAGGTATCCAGAGGTCATGAGCAAGGCTGCCTATGTGCCCATGGCTGCTGGAACCTGGGTGGCTGGAAGCATCACTGCCATGGTGCAGACATCCCTAGCAATGCGACTGCCATTCTGTGGGGACAATGTCATCAACCACTTCACCTGTGAGATCCTGGCTGTCCTTAAATTGGCCTGTGCTGACATCTCTGTCAATGTGATCAGCATGGCAGTGGCAAATGTGATCTTTCTAGGGGTCCCAGTcctgttcatttctttctcctatGTGTTCATCATTGCCACCATCCTGAGGATCCCCTCGGCTGAGGGGAGGAaaaaggccttctccacctgctctgCCCACCTCACAGTCGTGGTTGTCTTCTACGGGACCATCCTCTTCATGTATGGAAAGCCCAAGTCTAAGGACTCGCTGGGGGCAGACAAGCAGGACCTTGCAGACAAGCTCATCTCCCTCTTCTATGGGGTGGTGACCCCTATGCTGAACCCCAtcatctacagcctgaggaacaAGGACGTGAAGGCCGCTGTGAGGCACCTGGTATTTCAGAGACGCTTCACCCAGTGA